The sequence TGATGCCAGACGCTGCCTCTGCTGTTCTTGACCCATTCACTGAAGATGCAACACTAAACATTCGTTGTGACATCCTAGAGCCAGCAACTATGCAAGGCTACGACCGTGACCCACGCTCTATCGCAAAACGTGCTGAAGATTACATGCGTTCTACTGGTGTTGCCGATACTGTACTTGTTGGTCCTGAGCCAGAGTTCTTCCTATTTGACGACGTGAAGTTCGCAACTGACATGTCTGGTTCTTTCTTCAAGATTGACGACGTAGAAGCAGCATGGAACACAGGCAGCGAAATCGAAGGTGGTAACAAAGGTCACCGTCCTGGCGTTAAAGGCGGTTACTTCCCAGTAGCTCCTGTTGATTCTTCTCAAGACATCCGCTCTGCAATGTGTCTGATCATGGAAGAAATGGGTCTGGTTGTTGAAGCACACCACCACGAAGTAGCGACTGCAGGTCAAAACGAAATCGCAACTCGCTTCAATACGCTAACGACTAAAGCGGACGAAATCCAAATCTACAAGTACGTAGTACACAATGTTGCTCACGCATTTGGTAAAACGGCGACTTTCATGCCTAAACCACTTGTAGGCGATAACGGTAGCGGTATGCACGTTCACCAATCTCTAGCAAAAGATGGCGTTAACCTATTCGCGGGTGACAAGTACGGCGGCCTATCTGAAATGGCACTGTACTACATCGGTGGTATCATCAAGCACGCACGTGCACTGAACGCACTGACTAACCCATCAACGAACTCATACAAGCGTCTTGTTCCACACTACGAAGCGCCAGTTATGCTAGCTTACTCAGCGCGTAACCGTTCTGCTTCTATCCGTATCCCTGTGGTACCAAGCCCGAAAGCACGTCGTGTAGAAGTTCGCTTCCCAGACCCAGCAGCAAACCCATACCTAGCGTTTGCAGCATTGCTGATGGCTGGCCTTGACGGTATCAAGAACAAGATCCACCCAGGCGAAGCAATGGACAAGGACCTTTACGACCTTCCAGCAGAAGAAGCAGCAGAAATCCCAACAGTTGCTGAATCACTACAACAGGCGCTACAGTGCCTAGACGAAGATCGCGAGTTCCTAACTGCGGGTGGCGTATTCTCAGATGACTTCATCGACTCTTACATCAAGCTTAAGACTCAAGAAGTTGAGAAAGTAAACGTAGCTGTTCACCCACTAGAGTTTGAACTTTACTACTCAGTGTAATAACACTTAGTGTACAGAGTTTAACCGTGTTACATAATTATCAGGCTCGCCTCGCAGGCGAGCCTTTTTCGTGTTTGTCGCCTTAATTCATAACGTTACTATGAGCACACTCTCAATAATGAGGCGAACAACATGCAATGGTACTCAATTCCCGCCCTTTTATTTTTCTTTCTAGCTCCAATGAGCCTGGCACAAACCGTTTATACTTGGACCGATCAAAACGGGGTTGTTCACTTTAGCGACGTCCCTAACAGCGAGAACGTAAAAGAGATCCAATTGCCTGATCATGAACGTCCTGCACCACCTCCGCAATTTGACAAACCAGAAGAAGTAGATCCGCCTAAACCTGACGTCAAGAAAGCGTCTGACAGCACAAAACCTCTTGAGCTGTCCATTCTATCCCCTAGGCATGATCAAGCCCTACGCAGCAATGCAGGAATGATAACGATTCATGGCGATCTCAACCGGAAATTAAATATAGGTGAGCAACTTCAGCTAGTCATGGATGGAAAAAAGTATGGTGCGCCAACTCACACAGCATTATGGGAATTAAGAAACATCGATAGAGGCACTCATACCTTTATCATTCAGGCTTATAAGGACGGCAAGGTTATTGCATCTTCTAGTTCTATAACGGTGCATCTTCAGCGTGCAACAGTGAAATAGGCCATATCACCAATAAATAAACCGTGATTACGCGACTTTTCCTTCTGCTACCACACAGATTGCGCCATACTTGAAATTGAGTAAGCACCAAAATGGTGCATTGCACAATTTAAGGTCAAGGAAGGGAGAGGAGTCGTGAGTAACGAACTCGAAAATATTATCTTAAATCATCAGGTCACAGCGATTCTGGTCATGAATGAATCGCTGCAAGTTCGTTATGCCAATCCCGCAGCCGAGCAACTATTTTCGCAAAGCGCCAAACGTATAGTCGATCAACCTCTCTCAAATTTGATTCAGCACGCTTCTCTAGACCTAGCCTTACTTTCCCAGCCACTACAGAGCGGCCAAAGTATCACGGATAGTGACGTGACTTTTGTGGTCGATGGCAAACCGATGATGCTCGAAGTCACCGTCAGCCCCATTTCTTGGAACAAAGAACTGATGCTGTTAGTCGAGATGCGAAAGATCGATCAACAACGACGCTTATCTCAAGAGCTCAACCAGCATGCCCAGCAGCAAGCTGCAAAATTACTGGTTCGTGGCTTAGCCCATGAGATAAAAAATCCACTCGGAGGCCTTAGAGGCGCAGCCCAGCTATTAGAACGTACATTGCCCGATCCTGATTTAGCCGAATATACGCAAATTATCATCGAGCAAGCTGATAGGTTGCGCTCATTGGTAGACCGATTACTAGGTCCACAAAAGCCGGGGAAAAAACAGAATGAAAACCTTCACCTCATTTTGGAAAAAGTGCGTCAGCTCGTTGAGCTCGAAGTCTCTCAGCCCGTTATCCTTGAAAGAGACTATGACCCAAGCCTACCTGAGTTTTTGATGGACGCAGATCAGATAGAACAAGCACTACTGAACATTGTCAGTAACGCAGGTCAGATCCTACAAAATCAAGAGAATGGAAAAATCACCATTCGCACCAGAACAGTGCATCAAGCCAATATCCATGGTCAACGCTGTAAGCTCGCTGCTCGAATAGAAATCATCGACAACGGCCCCGGTATTTCGGCAGATCTGCAAGACACCCTTTTCTACCCCATGGTCAGCGGCAGAGAAGGAGGCACTGGGCTAGGGCTTTCTATCGCTCAAAATCTTATCGACCAGCATCAAGGAAAAATTGATGTAGAAAGCTGGCCCGGCAGAACCATTTTTACCATTTATCTGCCAATTCAATAAAGACAAACGCATTGCTGTGAGGAAAACGCCATGAGCAAAGGATACGTATGGGTAGTAGACGACGACAGCTCTATCCGTTGGGTGATGGAAAAAACCCTCTCTTCGGCAAACATAAAGTGTGAGACCTTTTCGGACGCAGAAAGCGTACTACTTGCACTGGAAAGAGAAAGCCCAGATGTGCTGGTTTCTGATATTCGCATGCCGGGCATTGATGGTATTGAGCTGCTCAAGCAAGTCCATGACCGTTCTCCAGAGCTACCCGTCATCATTATGACCGCCCACTCAGATCTAGATGCCGCGGTCAATGCCTATCAAAAAGGCGCGTTCGAATACCTGCCAAAACCTTTTGACGTAGATGAAACCCTTACGTTGGTAGAACGAGCGATTGCGCACAGCCAAGAACAAAAACGTGAGCAAGCCATTTCAGAAAACCCCACCTATAGTGCACCAGAAATTATTGGCGAAGCGCCTTCAATGCAAGAGGTCTTTCGTGCGATTGGTCGCTTGTCTCGCTCTTCGATTTCAGTACTGATTAATGGCGAATCCGGTACAGGTAAAGAACTGGTCGCACACGCACTGCACAGACACAGTCCGAGAGCGAGTAAACCCTTTATTGCCCTTAACATGGCGGCAATTCCCAAGGATTTGATTGAGTCGGAGCTGTTTGGTCACGAAAAAGGTGCCTTTACCGGTGCCAATAGCGTCAGACAAGGACGATTTGAGCAAGCCAACGGCGGCACCTTATTTTTAGATGAAATTGGCGATATGCCATTAGACATTCAAACCCGTTTACTCAGGGTGTTGGCCGATGGTCAGTTTTACCGCGTCGGCGGTCACTCCCCTATCAAAGTCGACGTGCGCATTGTTGCCGCGACTCACCAAAACTTAGAGAAGCTGGTACATAAAGGGGATTTTCGAGAAGATTTATTCCATCGATTAAACGTTATTCGCATCCAGATCCCTGCACTTCGGGAACGTAGGCAAGATATCGAGAAACTGACTCTACACTTTTTAGCGTTAGCTTCAGAAGAACTGGCTGTTGATGTAAAAACACTGCACCCATCTACCATTGAGATACTCAATCGCTTGGACTGGCCTGGGAACGTACGTCAGTTAGAAAATATCTGTCGATGGTTAACGGTTATGGCAAGTGGTAGTGAAATATTGCCAAGTGATTTACCAACAGAATTACTCGACGAAAAAACCAGTCGTAATTTCTCCGAAAACGGTTCGTGGCAACAACAGCTTGCTGTCTGGGCAAAGCAGTCCCTCTCTAAGGGCGATACCGAATTGCTAGCTTTTGCTTTACCTGAATTTGAGCGCATCCTTCTAGAAGCGGCACTAGAGCACACTAACGGCCATAAACAAGACGCAGCAAAAGTGCTAGGTTGGGGTCGAAACACCCTCACACGCAAACTGAAAGAGCTATATTAAGCACTCAACAAAGAATGTTGATTGAATGAGTTGTGATATCGCCCCCATTCAATCAACATTTTTAGTAAACATGTAACAAAAACCAGCATTTATCGCCTACTTGATATGCTTACTCTACTGACACTCTCGCTATTGATTCTTATACTTAGCTCAACTGAACTCATCGGAATCGACCATAATGATCACCAAGAATTTACCTCTTACCGATTTGCACCGTCACTTAGATGGCAACATTCGTACTAAAACCATTCTGGAGTTAGGCCAACAATTCGGGGTTCCACTGCCTGCTTACGATATTGAATCCCTCACTCCCCACGTTCAGATCGTTGAAGCGGAACCTTCTCTGGTCGCATTCTTATCAAAACTGGATTGGGGTGTTGCCGTGCTCGGTGATTTGGATGCGTGTCGACGCGTCGCTTACGAAAACGTTGAAGACGCACTCAATGCACAAATCGACTACGCAGAGCTACGCTTTTCCCCATACTACATGGCCATGAAGCACAAACTTCCGGTTCAAGGTGTTGTCGAAGCCGTTATCGATGGTGTTAATGCGGGTGTCCGTGATTTCGGTATTAAAGCGAACCTTATCGGCATCATGAGCCGTACAT is a genomic window of Vibrio japonicus containing:
- the glnL gene encoding nitrogen regulation protein NR(II); translation: MNESLQVRYANPAAEQLFSQSAKRIVDQPLSNLIQHASLDLALLSQPLQSGQSITDSDVTFVVDGKPMMLEVTVSPISWNKELMLLVEMRKIDQQRRLSQELNQHAQQQAAKLLVRGLAHEIKNPLGGLRGAAQLLERTLPDPDLAEYTQIIIEQADRLRSLVDRLLGPQKPGKKQNENLHLILEKVRQLVELEVSQPVILERDYDPSLPEFLMDADQIEQALLNIVSNAGQILQNQENGKITIRTRTVHQANIHGQRCKLAARIEIIDNGPGISADLQDTLFYPMVSGREGGTGLGLSIAQNLIDQHQGKIDVESWPGRTIFTIYLPIQ
- the glnA gene encoding glutamate--ammonia ligase, producing the protein MSVENVLSLIQENEVKFVDLRFTDTKGKEQHISIPAHQIDADFFEEGKMFDGSSVAGWKGINESDMVMMPDAASAVLDPFTEDATLNIRCDILEPATMQGYDRDPRSIAKRAEDYMRSTGVADTVLVGPEPEFFLFDDVKFATDMSGSFFKIDDVEAAWNTGSEIEGGNKGHRPGVKGGYFPVAPVDSSQDIRSAMCLIMEEMGLVVEAHHHEVATAGQNEIATRFNTLTTKADEIQIYKYVVHNVAHAFGKTATFMPKPLVGDNGSGMHVHQSLAKDGVNLFAGDKYGGLSEMALYYIGGIIKHARALNALTNPSTNSYKRLVPHYEAPVMLAYSARNRSASIRIPVVPSPKARRVEVRFPDPAANPYLAFAALLMAGLDGIKNKIHPGEAMDKDLYDLPAEEAAEIPTVAESLQQALQCLDEDREFLTAGGVFSDDFIDSYIKLKTQEVEKVNVAVHPLEFELYYSV
- a CDS encoding DUF4124 domain-containing protein; this translates as MQWYSIPALLFFFLAPMSLAQTVYTWTDQNGVVHFSDVPNSENVKEIQLPDHERPAPPPQFDKPEEVDPPKPDVKKASDSTKPLELSILSPRHDQALRSNAGMITIHGDLNRKLNIGEQLQLVMDGKKYGAPTHTALWELRNIDRGTHTFIIQAYKDGKVIASSSSITVHLQRATVK
- the glnG gene encoding nitrogen regulation protein NR(I); this encodes MSKGYVWVVDDDSSIRWVMEKTLSSANIKCETFSDAESVLLALERESPDVLVSDIRMPGIDGIELLKQVHDRSPELPVIIMTAHSDLDAAVNAYQKGAFEYLPKPFDVDETLTLVERAIAHSQEQKREQAISENPTYSAPEIIGEAPSMQEVFRAIGRLSRSSISVLINGESGTGKELVAHALHRHSPRASKPFIALNMAAIPKDLIESELFGHEKGAFTGANSVRQGRFEQANGGTLFLDEIGDMPLDIQTRLLRVLADGQFYRVGGHSPIKVDVRIVAATHQNLEKLVHKGDFREDLFHRLNVIRIQIPALRERRQDIEKLTLHFLALASEELAVDVKTLHPSTIEILNRLDWPGNVRQLENICRWLTVMASGSEILPSDLPTELLDEKTSRNFSENGSWQQQLAVWAKQSLSKGDTELLAFALPEFERILLEAALEHTNGHKQDAAKVLGWGRNTLTRKLKELY